In Sebaldella termitidis ATCC 33386, one DNA window encodes the following:
- a CDS encoding DUF1904 family protein: MPHIRVRGAEKEKVRDFTAGLADELGIIAECPADWFTFEYVETTFFFDGKEDDGLVFIEVLWFDRDSEARDKIAALFTERWKKITDKIVTIVFNPLIENMYYEDGVHF; this comes from the coding sequence ATGCCACACATAAGAGTTAGAGGAGCAGAAAAAGAAAAAGTCAGAGATTTTACTGCAGGTCTTGCAGATGAATTAGGAATTATTGCAGAATGTCCTGCTGACTGGTTTACATTTGAATATGTGGAAACTACTTTCTTTTTTGACGGCAAAGAAGATGACGGCCTTGTTTTTATTGAGGTTTTATGGTTTGACAGGGATTCTGAGGCTAGAGACAAGATTGCTGCTCTGTTTACCGAAAGATGGAAAAAAATAACGGATAAAATAGTTACTATTGTATTTAATCCTTTGATAGAAAATATGTATTATGAAGACGGGGTTCATTTTTAA
- the uppS gene encoding polyprenyl diphosphate synthase — translation MDRKIPEHIAIIMDGNGRWAKSRGLARVEGHKRGADTLEFVLRQSVSFGVKYLTVYAFSTENWKRPKTEVSALMNLFSKYLDNKKDELKEQDIRLVVSGTEEGVSKKLLKKIKETEDYLSDCNTLTFNIAFNYGGRKEITDGINKLLAEGRTSITEDEFQNYLYQPDIPDPELVIRTSGEFRISNFLLWEIAYSEFYITNTYWPDFDKNEYEKAIEWFNNRERRFGGVDAK, via the coding sequence ATGGATAGAAAAATACCCGAACATATTGCAATTATTATGGATGGAAATGGAAGATGGGCCAAATCACGAGGACTTGCCAGAGTGGAAGGTCATAAAAGAGGAGCTGATACTCTGGAGTTTGTTTTAAGACAAAGTGTTTCATTTGGTGTAAAGTATCTTACTGTTTATGCTTTTTCCACTGAAAACTGGAAAAGACCCAAGACCGAGGTCTCTGCACTTATGAATCTTTTTTCAAAATATCTGGATAACAAAAAGGATGAACTGAAAGAACAGGATATAAGACTAGTTGTATCCGGTACAGAAGAAGGTGTCAGCAAAAAACTGTTAAAAAAAATAAAAGAAACAGAGGATTATCTTTCTGACTGTAATACCCTTACTTTTAACATTGCCTTTAACTACGGCGGCAGAAAAGAGATCACAGACGGTATTAACAAGCTTTTGGCAGAAGGCAGAACTTCCATTACCGAAGATGAATTTCAAAATTATCTTTATCAGCCTGATATTCCCGATCCTGAATTGGTTATCAGAACCAGCGGGGAATTCAGAATAAGCAATTTTCTTTTATGGGAAATCGCATACTCTGAATTTTATATTACCAATACTTACTGGCCTGATTTTGATAAAAATGAATATGAAAAAGCCATTGAATGGTTTAATAATAGAGAAAGACGTTTTGGAGGAGTAGATGCTAAGTAG